A genomic segment from Solenopsis invicta isolate M01_SB chromosome 5, UNIL_Sinv_3.0, whole genome shotgun sequence encodes:
- the LOC105195356 gene encoding zinc finger MYM-type protein 3 isoform X2, which translates to MDSKDDAVPSDDADIISQSEAVNNSENNSQNEPVSSDNADVVSQTEAVNNSENNSQNEPISSDNADVVSQTEAVNNSENNSQNEPVSPDNADVVSQTEAVNNVENNSQDEPVPSDTVVSQSEALSSFENNSQGDPVSSDDAGVISQLEALSNSGNNSQDNPVSLENAGVISQLDPLNNSENDSQEDPICSENATVSQSEALNNFENNSLDDPVSLDNAGVVSQLEAFSNFESNAQDDSISLDNTSIFQSEALNNSENKSQDEPVSSGDIGVISQPEAVSNSENNSKDPEFLDDTDVVSQPETVSNSENKDTTKSCIEEVSEENKESDQSQIDKDIAEVHNEIDKKETTITSEKDLTISNIEATASSETDEGHNNAELEAASENATITAKESNVVESSFEENASVHVDAETTELDTSILTEKCDTKLASTLEDLCKVPDDNLNDREKSVNDDVADESETLSKEKTKDCDIPDESSSNADDAQVSQKEAASKKMDTESSDSNLDNFEKDLSEKNVEPENTEFVQFSNDKQDDSQIEGQPMDAEDPFGGDTLTSENVEPMETDSLTESELREQGDNLQDAVNARNNDCSDELNVDSSLNDANSDVNKIVNNITETSNDVRPIIDSPDNTAMDTDLPASSTSKTGTGDISTKTSDEQEEQTKKDAEKITPMETDEQTDVLPGQDDELCIIPDSMKVIIPNKSGKTIDDDQNKSTPTKDSKSEEATQNSSKSSNLELEKDTLQNECKETIENKDKTESVTKQNATIQDETPLKQDVIVATDIINIDDEKNLEVEEISNKEVCKQCGEERACKIRVKINTETYFVCSKTCKALYKAANNKTIEIPSEGTNSNQEKRCAACLLIIEANDERNLSWETMEFCNEECLGKFQRKYGSFCKNCNGVVQAVSLGKYCVRFGCDVRQFCCSTCLEEFKKGLKVCSYCQKDISFSTDGFLAPVGEKGQFKDFCTQDCMEKYSKLNSLEPPTTEKKPCSVCKEEKVVHCEVQIYNSSPVAICSEPCFAAFKFVKQVKPEQCSTCKKFFELPNKQHFIVFYENEPHTFCNKTCLNIFIITNRKIVPCNWCKVKKYNFDMIKKELKTGQVLMMCSLNCLTLYQVSINAVSAKRINCDLCKEYSLAHYHLTMSDATIRNFCSYNCVMNFQAQYTKSPITIPSSDDPVPTGLPKKTTLPQRSTNQIIPNEIQSKKTLPIISSVTSLATIGNGQASPTTQQNNIVMAANANQTAQMVYKQQVIIRPPSPVKVHNKTTQCKPIVHTKGVSVRPHPCTKSTQTEEKVQQVVVPIPVPIYVPFPMHMYSMPFPVPMPFPLPIPVPLFIPTTRNSAKGIMKDIKKIQEKIPADPYEAELLMMAEMVATEKKADSDSDSVDDREDDTADQDNLHSDGFSPEAVDSSNTFGDDMLQMALKMATEELDEPAVDLEAALTPNTITATQAPPQPENTLDNDVQSERLMVSSRGRKRVLPYKPRSTPTKRMRRVSGTNDMPLMPPPEPQPPPQPRIMEPMEKPDANMALKYTFGVNAWRQWVVGKNAELEKQITPMRKIKLFKTDLLQLTADELNYSLCLFVKEVRKPNGAEYAPDTIYYLCLGIQQYLFENNRIDNIFTDSYYEKFTDCLNEVAKKFSVLYNEAQYIVTRVEEEHLWECKQLGAHSPHVLLSTLMFFNTKHFNLVTVEEHMQLSFSHIMKHWKRNPAAQPTAVTGKVPGSRNVLLRFYPPQSALANSRKKKVYEQQENEENPLRCPVKLYEFYLSKCPESVKTRNDVFYLLPERSCVPDSPVWYSTSPLAKEQLVKMLYRIKMVKEINVALLTS; encoded by the exons ATGGATTCCAAGGATGATGCTGTACCTTCGGATGATGCTGATATTATATCTCAATCAGAAGCTGTAAATAACTCCGAAAATAATTCTCAGAATGAGCCTGTATCTTCAGACAATGCTGATGTTGTATCTCAAACAGAAGCTGTGAATAACTCCGAAAATAATTCTCAGAATGAGCCTATATCTTCAGACAATGCTGATGTTGTATCTCAAACAGAAGCTGTGAATAACTCCGAAAATAATTCTCAGAATGAGCCTGTATCTCCAGACAATGCTGATGTTGTATCTCAAACAGAAGCTGTGAATAACGTTGAAAATAATTCTCAGGATGAGCCTGTACCTTCAGACACTGTTGTATCTCAGTCAGAAGCTTTAAGCAGCTTTGAAAATAATTCCCAGGGTGATCCTGTATCTTCAGATGATGCTGGTGTTATATCTCAATTGGAAGCTTTGAGCAACTCTGGAAATAATTCCCAGGACAATCCTGTTTCTTTAGAAAATGCTGGTGTTATATCTCAATTAGATCCTTTGAACAACTCTGAAAATGATTCTCAGGAGGATCCTATCTGTTCAGAAAATGCTACTGTATCTCAATCAGAAGCTTTAAAcaactttgaaaataattctcTAGATGATCCTGTATCTTTAGATAATGCTGGTGTTGTATCTCAATTGGAAGCTTTTAGCAACTTTGAAAGTAATGCCCAGGATGATTCTATATCTTTAGACAATACTAGTATATTTCAATCGGAAGCTTTGAACAACTCTGAAAATAAATCCCAAGATGAACCTGTATCTTCAGGTGACATTGGTGTTATATCTCAACCAGAAGCTGTGAgcaattctgaaaataattccaAAGATCCTGAATTTTTAGATGACACTGATGTTGTATCTCAACCAGAAACTGTAAGCAACtctgaaaataaagatactacTAAAAGCTGTATTGAAGAAGTTTCAGAAGAAAATAAGGAATCTGATCAATCACAGATTGATAAAGATATTGCAGAGGTGCAcaatgaaattgataaaaaagaaaccACAATAACCTCTGAGAAGGATTTGACTATATCAAACATAGAGGCGACTGCTTCTTCAGAAACCGACGAGGGACACAATAATGCAGAGCTTGAAGCAGCATCTGAGAATGCGACTATAACTGCCAAAGAAAGTAACGTAGTTGAAAGTTCCTTTGAGGAAAACGCATCGGTTCATGTAGATGCGGAAACAACAGAGTTGGATACATCCATTTTAACTGAAAAGTGCGATACGAAGCTTGCGTCGACTCTCGAAGACTTGTGCAAAGTTCCAGACGATAATTTAAATGACAGGGAGAAGTCTGTCAATGATGATGTTGCAGATGAATCCGAAACGTTAtccaaagaaaaaacaaaagattGCGACATCCCAGATGAATCGAGTAGTAATGCGGACGATGCGCAAGTATCACAGAAAGAAGCTGCATCAAAAAAAATGGATACAGAATCTTCGGACAGTAATTTAGATAATTTCGAAAAAGATCTGTCCGAGAAGAACGTCGAGCCCGAAAACACGGAGTTTGTACAATTCTCTAATGACAAACAAGACGATTCTCAGATTGAAGGCCAGCCTATGGACGCGGAGGATCCTTTTGGCGGAGACACTCTTACGTCCGAAAACGTGGAACCGATGGAAACCGATAGTCTTACTGAGAGCGAACTCAGAGAACAAGGTGATAATTTACAGGATGCTGTAAATGCTAGAAATAATGACTGTAGTGATGAACTTAACGTTGATTCTTCATTAAATGACGCAAATTCCGacgttaataaaattgtaaataatattactgaaaCGTCAAACGATGTACGACCTATCATAGATTCTCCCGATAATACCGCAATGGACACTGATCTTCCAGCTTCTAGTACATCAAAAACGGGAACAGGAGATATATCCACGAAGACATCTGACGAACAAGAGGAGCAGACTAAAAAGGATGCCGAAAAAATTACACCGATGGAAACGGATGAACAGACCGATGTGTTACCGGGACAAGATGATGAATTGTGCATCATCCCAGACAGTATGAAAGTAATAATACCAAATAAATCAGGTAAAACAATAGATGATGATCAAAACAAATCTACACCTACCAAAGATTCTAAATCTGAGGAAGCAACGCAGAACTCTAGCAAATCTAGTAATTTGGAGCTTGAGAAGGATACTTTACAAAATGAATGTAAAGAAACtatagaaaataaagataaaacggAAAGTGTCACAAAGCAGAACGCGACCATTCAAGATGAAACACCATTAAAGCAGGATGTAATAGTAGCAAcggatattattaatattgatgatGAAAAAAATCTAGAAGTTGAAGAAATTAGCAATAAAGAAGTATGTAAGCAATGCGGTGAGGAAAGAGCATGCAAAATTCGGGTGAAAATTAATACAGAAACTTATTTTGTATGCTCGAAAACATGTAAGGCACTGTATAAAGCAGCTAATAATAAAACGATTGAAATACCAAGCGAAGGAACCAACTCTAATCAAGAGAAACGTTGCGCAgcttgtttattaattatagaagcGAATGACGAGCGAAATCTCTCATGGGAAACGATGGAATTTTGTAACGAGGAATGTTTGGGCAAATTCCAAAGGAAATATGGAAGTTTCTGCAAGAATTGTAACGGTGTGGTTCAAGCTGTTAGTTTAGGGAAATACTGCGTGAGATTCGGATGTGACGTAAGACAATTTTGTTGTTCGACGTGTTTAGAGGAGTTCAAAAAGGGTTTAAAGGTATGCAGTTACTGTCAAAAAGACATAAGTTTCAGTACGGACGGTTTCCTCGCGCCGGTCGGGGAAAAGGGACAGTTTAAAGATTTTTGTACTCAAGACTGTATGGAAAAGTATtcgaaattaaattctttagaaCCACCAACTACAGAGAAAAAGCCATGCAGTGTTTGTAAAGAG gaAAAAGTTGTACATTGCGAagttcaaatatataatagcaGTCCAGTAGCAATATGCAGTGAACCCTGTTTTGCTGCATTTAAATTTGTGAAACAAGTTAAACCAGAGCAATGCTCTacctgcaaaaaattttttgaattgccGAATAAACAGCATTTTATTGTCTTTTACGAGAATGAGCCCCATACGTTTTGTAATAAGACGTgcttgaatatatttattataacaaataggAAAATAGTTCCATGTAACTGGTGCAAAGTAAAGAAGTACAACTTTGATATGATTAAGAAGGAATTAAAAACAGGGCAGGTCCTGATGATGTGCAGTTTAAATTGCTTGACATTATATCAG GTTTCTATTAATGCTGTATCTGCTAAACGAATCAACTGTGATTTATGTAAGGAGTATTCCTTAGCTCATTATCATCTGACAATGTCAGATGCGACAATACGGAATTTTTGCTCGTACAATTGCGTTATGAACTTCCAAGCACAGTACACAAAGTCTCCTATAACTATACCGTCGAGTGACGACCCTGTGCCTACAGGCTTACCCAAGAAGACTACGTTACCACAAAGAAGTACGAACCAGATTATTCCCAATGAGATACAAAGTAAGAAAACTCTACCGATTATCTCTTCAGTAACGAGCCTAGCTACGATAGGGAATGGACAAGCGAGTCCGACGACGCAGCAAAACAATATAGTAATGGCTGCAAATGCGAATCAAACTGCACAAATGGTCTACAAACAACAGGTTATTATTAGACCGCCTAGTCCAGTGAAGGTACATAATAAAACGACTCAGTGTAAGCCTATAGTACATACAAAGGGAGTTTCTGTACGGCCTCATCCTTGCACAAAGTCGACACAAACTGAGGAAAAAGTTCAACAAGTGGTCGTACCCATACCAGTGCCAATTTACGTTCCATTTCCAATGCACATGTATAGTATGCCTTTCCCAGTTCCGATGCCTTTTCCATTGCCCATTCCTGTTCCACTGTTCATACCTACTACGAGAAATAGTGCTAAAGGCATTATGAAAGACATCAAGAAAATACAAGAAAAGATACCAGCTGATCCATACGAAGCTGAACTTCTTATGATGGCTGAGATGGTAGCTACAGAAAAGAAGGCCGATAGCGATTCAGATTCAGTGGACGATAG gGAAGATGACACAGCTGATCAAGACAATTTACATAGTGATGGTTTCAGTCCGGAAGCGGTTGATTCCAGTAACACGTTTGGAGATGACATGTTACAAATGGCGTTAAAAATGGCTACGGAAGAATTAGATGAGCCAGCAGTCGATTTGGAAGCTGCTTTAACACCAAACACGATTACAGCTACACAGGCACCGCCGCAGCCAGAGAACACTTTGGACAACGATG TGCAATCAGAACGACTAATGGTTTCGTCTAGAGGAAGGAAACGCGTATTACCGTACAAGCCGCGATCAACACCGACCAAACGAATGAGACGCGTCTCTGGTACAAATGACATGCCATTAATGCCTCCACCAGAGCCACAGCCACCTCCACAACCGCGTATTATGGAACCAATGGAAAAACCTGATGCTAATATGgcattaaaatatacatttggcGTAAATGCGTGGAGACAATGG gTAGTAGGAAAGAATGCTGaattagaaaaacaaattaCGCCAATGAGGAAGATAAAGTTGTTCAAAACAGATCTCTTACAACTTACTGCGGacgaattaaattattctttatgtcTTTTTGTGAAGGAAGTAAGAAAACCAAATGGTGCAGAATATGCTCCTGATACAATATATTATCTTTGCCTAG gaATACAACAATACTTGTTTGAGAATAATAGGATCGACAACATATTCACAGATTCGTATTATGAGAAATTTACAGATTGCCTAAACGAAGTAGCGAAAAAGTTCTCTGTACTGTACAACGAGGCAC AATACATTGTAACCAGGGTGGAGGAGGAACATTTATGGGAATGCAAACAATTGGGTGCTCATTCTCCACATGTTCTATTAAGCACACTTATGTTTTTTAATACGAAACATTTTAATCTCGTG ACAGTGGAGGAACACATGCAACTTTCTTTTTCTCACATCATGAAACATTGGAAACGCAATCCAGCAGCTCAACCCACGGCAGTGACAGGAAAAGTTCCTGGCTCAAGAAACGTCCTTCTAAGATTTTATCCGCCCCAATCAGCTCTTG ctaATTCAAGGAAAAAGAAGGTATATGAACAACAAGAAAATGAGGAGAATCCATTAAGATGTCCTGTTAAATTATACGAATTCTATCTGTCGAAATG CCCTGAAAGCGTTAAGACGCGAAATGACGTCTTCTATCTATTACCAGAACGCAGTTGCGTACCAGACAGTCCAGTATGGTATTCAACATCGCCACTCGCGAAGGAACAACTCGTCAAAATGTTATATCGCATTAAAATGgttaaagaaattaatgtaGCTTTACTAACaagttaa
- the LOC105195356 gene encoding zinc finger MYM-type protein 3 isoform X1 produces MDSKDDAVPSDDADIISQSEAVNNSENNSQNEPVSSDNADVVSQTEAVNNSENNSQNEPISSDNADVVSQTEAVNNSENNSQNEPVSPDNADVVSQTEAVNNVENNSQDEPVPSDTVVSQSEALSSFENNSQGDPVSSDDAGVISQLEALSNSGNNSQDNPVSLENAGVISQLDPLNNSENDSQEDPICSENATVSQSEALNNFENNSLDDPVSLDNAGVVSQLEAFSNFESNAQDDSISLDNTSIFQSEALNNSENKSQDEPVSSGDIGVISQPEAVSNSENNSKDPEFLDDTDVVSQPETVSNSENKDTTKSCIEEVSEENKESDQSQIDKDIAEVHNEIDKKETTITSEKDLTISNIEATASSETDEGHNNAELEAASENATITAKESNVVESSFEENASVHVDAETTELDTSILTEKCDTKLASTLEDLCKVPDDNLNDREKSVNDDVADESETLSKEKTKDCDIPDESSSNADDAQVSQKEAASKKMDTESSDSNLDNFEKDLSEKNVEPENTEFVQFSNDKQDDSQIEGQPMDAEDPFGGDTLTSENVEPMETDSLTESELREQGDNLQDAVNARNNDCSDELNVDSSLNDANSDVNKIVNNITETSNDVRPIIDSPDNTAMDTDLPASSTSKTGTGDISTKTSDEQEEQTKKDAEKITPMETDEQTDVLPGQDDELCIIPDSMKVIIPNKSGKTIDDDQNKSTPTKDSKSEEATQNSSKSSNLELEKDTLQNECKETIENKDKTESVTKQNATIQDETPLKQDVIVATDIINIDDEKNLEVEEISNKEVCKQCGEERACKIRVKINTETYFVCSKTCKALYKAANNKTIEIPSEGTNSNQEKRCAACLLIIEANDERNLSWETMEFCNEECLGKFQRKYGSFCKNCNGVVQAVSLGKYCVRFGCDVRQFCCSTCLEEFKKGLKVCSYCQKDISFSTDGFLAPVGEKGQFKDFCTQDCMEKYSKLNSLEPPTTEKKPCSVCKEEKVVHCEVQIYNSSPVAICSEPCFAAFKFVKQVKPEQCSTCKKFFELPNKQHFIVFYENEPHTFCNKTCLNIFIITNRKIVPCNWCKVKKYNFDMIKKELKTGQVLMMCSLNCLTLYQVSINAVSAKRINCDLCKEYSLAHYHLTMSDATIRNFCSYNCVMNFQAQYTKSPITIPSSDDPVPTGLPKKTTLPQRSTNQIIPNEIQSKKTLPIISSVTSLATIGNGQASPTTQQNNIVMAANANQTAQMVYKQQVIIRPPSPVKVHNKTTQCKPIVHTKGVSVRPHPCTKSTQTEEKVQQVVVPIPVPIYVPFPMHMYSMPFPVPMPFPLPIPVPLFIPTTRNSAKGIMKDIKKIQEKIPADPYEAELLMMAEMVATEKKADSDSDSVDDREDDTADQDNLHSDGFSPEAVDSSNTFGDDMLQMALKMATEELDEPAVDLEAALTPNTITATQAPPQPENTLDNDVQSERLMVSSRGRKRVLPYKPRSTPTKRMRRVSGTNDMPLMPPPEPQPPPQPRIMEPMEKPDANMALKYTFGVNAWRQWVVGKNAELEKQITPMRKIKLFKTDLLQLTADELNYSLCLFVKEVRKPNGAEYAPDTIYYLCLGIQQYLFENNRIDNIFTDSYYEKFTDCLNEVAKKFSVLYNEAQYIVTRVEEEHLWECKQLGAHSPHVLLSTLMFFNTKHFNLVTVEEHMQLSFSHIMKHWKRNPAAQPTAVTGKVPGSRNVLLRFYPPQSALEANSRKKKVYEQQENEENPLRCPVKLYEFYLSKCPESVKTRNDVFYLLPERSCVPDSPVWYSTSPLAKEQLVKMLYRIKMVKEINVALLTS; encoded by the exons ATGGATTCCAAGGATGATGCTGTACCTTCGGATGATGCTGATATTATATCTCAATCAGAAGCTGTAAATAACTCCGAAAATAATTCTCAGAATGAGCCTGTATCTTCAGACAATGCTGATGTTGTATCTCAAACAGAAGCTGTGAATAACTCCGAAAATAATTCTCAGAATGAGCCTATATCTTCAGACAATGCTGATGTTGTATCTCAAACAGAAGCTGTGAATAACTCCGAAAATAATTCTCAGAATGAGCCTGTATCTCCAGACAATGCTGATGTTGTATCTCAAACAGAAGCTGTGAATAACGTTGAAAATAATTCTCAGGATGAGCCTGTACCTTCAGACACTGTTGTATCTCAGTCAGAAGCTTTAAGCAGCTTTGAAAATAATTCCCAGGGTGATCCTGTATCTTCAGATGATGCTGGTGTTATATCTCAATTGGAAGCTTTGAGCAACTCTGGAAATAATTCCCAGGACAATCCTGTTTCTTTAGAAAATGCTGGTGTTATATCTCAATTAGATCCTTTGAACAACTCTGAAAATGATTCTCAGGAGGATCCTATCTGTTCAGAAAATGCTACTGTATCTCAATCAGAAGCTTTAAAcaactttgaaaataattctcTAGATGATCCTGTATCTTTAGATAATGCTGGTGTTGTATCTCAATTGGAAGCTTTTAGCAACTTTGAAAGTAATGCCCAGGATGATTCTATATCTTTAGACAATACTAGTATATTTCAATCGGAAGCTTTGAACAACTCTGAAAATAAATCCCAAGATGAACCTGTATCTTCAGGTGACATTGGTGTTATATCTCAACCAGAAGCTGTGAgcaattctgaaaataattccaAAGATCCTGAATTTTTAGATGACACTGATGTTGTATCTCAACCAGAAACTGTAAGCAACtctgaaaataaagatactacTAAAAGCTGTATTGAAGAAGTTTCAGAAGAAAATAAGGAATCTGATCAATCACAGATTGATAAAGATATTGCAGAGGTGCAcaatgaaattgataaaaaagaaaccACAATAACCTCTGAGAAGGATTTGACTATATCAAACATAGAGGCGACTGCTTCTTCAGAAACCGACGAGGGACACAATAATGCAGAGCTTGAAGCAGCATCTGAGAATGCGACTATAACTGCCAAAGAAAGTAACGTAGTTGAAAGTTCCTTTGAGGAAAACGCATCGGTTCATGTAGATGCGGAAACAACAGAGTTGGATACATCCATTTTAACTGAAAAGTGCGATACGAAGCTTGCGTCGACTCTCGAAGACTTGTGCAAAGTTCCAGACGATAATTTAAATGACAGGGAGAAGTCTGTCAATGATGATGTTGCAGATGAATCCGAAACGTTAtccaaagaaaaaacaaaagattGCGACATCCCAGATGAATCGAGTAGTAATGCGGACGATGCGCAAGTATCACAGAAAGAAGCTGCATCAAAAAAAATGGATACAGAATCTTCGGACAGTAATTTAGATAATTTCGAAAAAGATCTGTCCGAGAAGAACGTCGAGCCCGAAAACACGGAGTTTGTACAATTCTCTAATGACAAACAAGACGATTCTCAGATTGAAGGCCAGCCTATGGACGCGGAGGATCCTTTTGGCGGAGACACTCTTACGTCCGAAAACGTGGAACCGATGGAAACCGATAGTCTTACTGAGAGCGAACTCAGAGAACAAGGTGATAATTTACAGGATGCTGTAAATGCTAGAAATAATGACTGTAGTGATGAACTTAACGTTGATTCTTCATTAAATGACGCAAATTCCGacgttaataaaattgtaaataatattactgaaaCGTCAAACGATGTACGACCTATCATAGATTCTCCCGATAATACCGCAATGGACACTGATCTTCCAGCTTCTAGTACATCAAAAACGGGAACAGGAGATATATCCACGAAGACATCTGACGAACAAGAGGAGCAGACTAAAAAGGATGCCGAAAAAATTACACCGATGGAAACGGATGAACAGACCGATGTGTTACCGGGACAAGATGATGAATTGTGCATCATCCCAGACAGTATGAAAGTAATAATACCAAATAAATCAGGTAAAACAATAGATGATGATCAAAACAAATCTACACCTACCAAAGATTCTAAATCTGAGGAAGCAACGCAGAACTCTAGCAAATCTAGTAATTTGGAGCTTGAGAAGGATACTTTACAAAATGAATGTAAAGAAACtatagaaaataaagataaaacggAAAGTGTCACAAAGCAGAACGCGACCATTCAAGATGAAACACCATTAAAGCAGGATGTAATAGTAGCAAcggatattattaatattgatgatGAAAAAAATCTAGAAGTTGAAGAAATTAGCAATAAAGAAGTATGTAAGCAATGCGGTGAGGAAAGAGCATGCAAAATTCGGGTGAAAATTAATACAGAAACTTATTTTGTATGCTCGAAAACATGTAAGGCACTGTATAAAGCAGCTAATAATAAAACGATTGAAATACCAAGCGAAGGAACCAACTCTAATCAAGAGAAACGTTGCGCAgcttgtttattaattatagaagcGAATGACGAGCGAAATCTCTCATGGGAAACGATGGAATTTTGTAACGAGGAATGTTTGGGCAAATTCCAAAGGAAATATGGAAGTTTCTGCAAGAATTGTAACGGTGTGGTTCAAGCTGTTAGTTTAGGGAAATACTGCGTGAGATTCGGATGTGACGTAAGACAATTTTGTTGTTCGACGTGTTTAGAGGAGTTCAAAAAGGGTTTAAAGGTATGCAGTTACTGTCAAAAAGACATAAGTTTCAGTACGGACGGTTTCCTCGCGCCGGTCGGGGAAAAGGGACAGTTTAAAGATTTTTGTACTCAAGACTGTATGGAAAAGTATtcgaaattaaattctttagaaCCACCAACTACAGAGAAAAAGCCATGCAGTGTTTGTAAAGAG gaAAAAGTTGTACATTGCGAagttcaaatatataatagcaGTCCAGTAGCAATATGCAGTGAACCCTGTTTTGCTGCATTTAAATTTGTGAAACAAGTTAAACCAGAGCAATGCTCTacctgcaaaaaattttttgaattgccGAATAAACAGCATTTTATTGTCTTTTACGAGAATGAGCCCCATACGTTTTGTAATAAGACGTgcttgaatatatttattataacaaataggAAAATAGTTCCATGTAACTGGTGCAAAGTAAAGAAGTACAACTTTGATATGATTAAGAAGGAATTAAAAACAGGGCAGGTCCTGATGATGTGCAGTTTAAATTGCTTGACATTATATCAG GTTTCTATTAATGCTGTATCTGCTAAACGAATCAACTGTGATTTATGTAAGGAGTATTCCTTAGCTCATTATCATCTGACAATGTCAGATGCGACAATACGGAATTTTTGCTCGTACAATTGCGTTATGAACTTCCAAGCACAGTACACAAAGTCTCCTATAACTATACCGTCGAGTGACGACCCTGTGCCTACAGGCTTACCCAAGAAGACTACGTTACCACAAAGAAGTACGAACCAGATTATTCCCAATGAGATACAAAGTAAGAAAACTCTACCGATTATCTCTTCAGTAACGAGCCTAGCTACGATAGGGAATGGACAAGCGAGTCCGACGACGCAGCAAAACAATATAGTAATGGCTGCAAATGCGAATCAAACTGCACAAATGGTCTACAAACAACAGGTTATTATTAGACCGCCTAGTCCAGTGAAGGTACATAATAAAACGACTCAGTGTAAGCCTATAGTACATACAAAGGGAGTTTCTGTACGGCCTCATCCTTGCACAAAGTCGACACAAACTGAGGAAAAAGTTCAACAAGTGGTCGTACCCATACCAGTGCCAATTTACGTTCCATTTCCAATGCACATGTATAGTATGCCTTTCCCAGTTCCGATGCCTTTTCCATTGCCCATTCCTGTTCCACTGTTCATACCTACTACGAGAAATAGTGCTAAAGGCATTATGAAAGACATCAAGAAAATACAAGAAAAGATACCAGCTGATCCATACGAAGCTGAACTTCTTATGATGGCTGAGATGGTAGCTACAGAAAAGAAGGCCGATAGCGATTCAGATTCAGTGGACGATAG gGAAGATGACACAGCTGATCAAGACAATTTACATAGTGATGGTTTCAGTCCGGAAGCGGTTGATTCCAGTAACACGTTTGGAGATGACATGTTACAAATGGCGTTAAAAATGGCTACGGAAGAATTAGATGAGCCAGCAGTCGATTTGGAAGCTGCTTTAACACCAAACACGATTACAGCTACACAGGCACCGCCGCAGCCAGAGAACACTTTGGACAACGATG TGCAATCAGAACGACTAATGGTTTCGTCTAGAGGAAGGAAACGCGTATTACCGTACAAGCCGCGATCAACACCGACCAAACGAATGAGACGCGTCTCTGGTACAAATGACATGCCATTAATGCCTCCACCAGAGCCACAGCCACCTCCACAACCGCGTATTATGGAACCAATGGAAAAACCTGATGCTAATATGgcattaaaatatacatttggcGTAAATGCGTGGAGACAATGG gTAGTAGGAAAGAATGCTGaattagaaaaacaaattaCGCCAATGAGGAAGATAAAGTTGTTCAAAACAGATCTCTTACAACTTACTGCGGacgaattaaattattctttatgtcTTTTTGTGAAGGAAGTAAGAAAACCAAATGGTGCAGAATATGCTCCTGATACAATATATTATCTTTGCCTAG gaATACAACAATACTTGTTTGAGAATAATAGGATCGACAACATATTCACAGATTCGTATTATGAGAAATTTACAGATTGCCTAAACGAAGTAGCGAAAAAGTTCTCTGTACTGTACAACGAGGCAC AATACATTGTAACCAGGGTGGAGGAGGAACATTTATGGGAATGCAAACAATTGGGTGCTCATTCTCCACATGTTCTATTAAGCACACTTATGTTTTTTAATACGAAACATTTTAATCTCGTG ACAGTGGAGGAACACATGCAACTTTCTTTTTCTCACATCATGAAACATTGGAAACGCAATCCAGCAGCTCAACCCACGGCAGTGACAGGAAAAGTTCCTGGCTCAAGAAACGTCCTTCTAAGATTTTATCCGCCCCAATCAGCTCTTG aagctaATTCAAGGAAAAAGAAGGTATATGAACAACAAGAAAATGAGGAGAATCCATTAAGATGTCCTGTTAAATTATACGAATTCTATCTGTCGAAATG CCCTGAAAGCGTTAAGACGCGAAATGACGTCTTCTATCTATTACCAGAACGCAGTTGCGTACCAGACAGTCCAGTATGGTATTCAACATCGCCACTCGCGAAGGAACAACTCGTCAAAATGTTATATCGCATTAAAATGgttaaagaaattaatgtaGCTTTACTAACaagttaa